The following are from one region of the Mycolicibacterium helvum genome:
- a CDS encoding DNA polymerase Y family protein, giving the protein MDWPAVAAATAAGLPATAPVAVTLANRVIACSAAARAAGVRRTLRRREAQARCPQLHVVTADPARDARYFEGVTAAVDEVVPRAEVLRPGLLVLSVRGAARYFGSEPAAAERLVDAVAAVGAECQVGIADQLPTAVFAARAGRMIEPGGDAAFLSGLSIRQLCGEPSLSGPGREELADLLWRMGIRNLGQFAALSRSDVTSRFGADATAAHRFARGEPVRGPSGREPAADLDAVLHCDPPVDRVDAAAFAGRTLASALHRSLEAAGVGCTRLAIHALTAGDSELTRVWRCAEPLTEDATADRVRWQLDGWLNRRNPDDRPNSPVTMLRLQPVEVVSAEALQLPLWGGIGEEGRLRARRALVRVQGLLGQEAVQLPVLSGGRGPAERITLTPLGDELVPRAAPDRPWPGQLPEPAPAVILDDPVELLDAQGNPVRVTGRGMFTAEPARLDGAGHHYRGALRWWAGPWSVDERWWDSGEQSRAGRTARAQVLVDNQPGELGSALLLCYRQRRWYLEGVYE; this is encoded by the coding sequence ATGGACTGGCCTGCCGTTGCCGCGGCTACGGCGGCCGGACTGCCAGCGACGGCACCGGTCGCGGTCACCCTGGCCAACCGGGTGATCGCCTGTTCGGCGGCTGCCCGGGCAGCCGGGGTGCGTCGTACGCTGCGCCGGCGCGAGGCGCAGGCCCGTTGTCCGCAGTTGCATGTGGTGACCGCTGACCCGGCTCGCGATGCCCGCTACTTCGAGGGGGTGACGGCGGCCGTCGACGAAGTGGTGCCCCGCGCCGAGGTGCTGCGGCCGGGGCTGCTGGTGTTGTCGGTCCGCGGCGCGGCCCGCTACTTCGGTTCCGAGCCTGCCGCCGCCGAGCGGTTGGTCGACGCCGTCGCCGCTGTGGGTGCCGAATGTCAGGTGGGGATTGCCGACCAGCTGCCGACGGCCGTCTTCGCCGCTCGTGCCGGCCGGATGATCGAGCCGGGTGGGGACGCCGCGTTTCTGTCGGGATTGTCCATCCGCCAGCTGTGTGGTGAACCCAGCTTGTCCGGTCCTGGCCGGGAGGAATTGGCTGATCTGTTGTGGCGCATGGGGATCCGCAACCTCGGCCAGTTCGCGGCGCTGTCCCGCAGTGATGTGACTTCCCGGTTCGGGGCTGACGCGACAGCCGCGCACCGCTTCGCTCGCGGCGAGCCGGTGCGCGGCCCGTCCGGCCGCGAGCCGGCGGCCGACCTTGATGCGGTACTGCACTGCGACCCGCCGGTCGACCGGGTCGACGCGGCCGCGTTCGCGGGCCGGACGCTGGCCAGCGCCCTGCACCGCAGCTTGGAGGCCGCAGGTGTGGGATGCACTCGACTGGCCATCCACGCCCTCACCGCGGGAGACAGTGAGCTGACCCGGGTATGGCGGTGCGCCGAGCCGCTGACCGAGGATGCCACCGCCGACCGGGTTCGCTGGCAGCTCGACGGCTGGCTCAATCGGCGCAACCCGGACGACCGGCCGAACTCGCCGGTGACGATGCTTCGGCTGCAGCCGGTGGAAGTTGTTTCCGCAGAAGCGCTTCAGCTGCCGTTGTGGGGTGGCATAGGGGAGGAGGGCCGATTGCGGGCCCGCCGTGCGCTGGTCCGGGTGCAGGGTCTACTGGGTCAGGAAGCCGTCCAGCTGCCGGTGTTGTCCGGCGGGCGCGGTCCCGCCGAACGCATCACCTTGACCCCACTTGGCGACGAGCTGGTGCCCAGGGCCGCCCCGGACCGGCCCTGGCCCGGTCAGCTGCCTGAGCCCGCCCCGGCGGTGATCCTTGATGACCCGGTGGAACTGCTTGACGCTCAGGGTAATCCGGTTCGGGTGACTGGGCGGGGGATGTTCACGGCCGAGCCGGCGCGGTTGGATGGTGCGGGTCACCACTACCGGGGTGCGTTGCGCTGGTGGGCGGGGCCGTGGTCGGTGGACGAGCGGTGGTGGGATTCCGGCGAGCAGTCCAGGGCCGGTCGGACGGCACGCGCCCAGGTGCTGGTGGACAACCAGCCCGGTGAGCTGGGATCTGCTCTGCTGCTGTGTTATCGGCAGCGGCGGTGGTACCTGGAAGGCGTCTACGAATGA
- a CDS encoding FAD-dependent oxidoreductase: MEPNFDVLIIGSGFGGSVSALRLTEKGYRVGVLEAGRRYADHEFAKTSWRLREFLWAPRLGCYGIQRIHLLRNVMILAGAGVGGGSLNYANTLYVPPDPFFNDNQWKHITDWRAELMPHYDQAQRMLGVVKNPTFTDADRIMKEVADEMGVGDTFTPTPVGVFFGVDGEKTPGKTVPDPYFGGVGPARTGCIECGECMTGCRHGAKNTLVKNYLGLAERAGAQVIPMTTVTGFAQRPDGVWEIRTARTGRWARKDRRTFTAGQVVLAAGTWGTQQLLFKMRDTGTLPKLSDKLGVLTRTNSESIVGAGRLEARPDLDLTHGVAITSSIHPTPDTHVEPCRYGKGSNAMGLLQTLMTDGPGPEGSDVPRWKQLFTNASEDPRAMLRLLSPRRWSERTMISLVMQHLDNSITTYTKRGVFGMRRMTSKQGHGLPNPTWIPAGNKVTRRIAEKIDGVAGGTWGELFNIPLTAHFLGGAAIGDNPEHGVIDPYQRVYGYPTLHVMDGAAVSANLGVNPSLSITAQAERATSLWPNKDEDDQRPAQGQPYRRLAPIEPKNPVVPTDAPGGLRRLPIEPINTGG, encoded by the coding sequence ATGGAGCCGAATTTCGACGTTCTCATCATCGGTTCGGGTTTTGGCGGCAGCGTCAGCGCGCTGCGGCTCACCGAAAAGGGCTACCGAGTCGGCGTTCTGGAGGCCGGCCGCCGCTACGCCGACCACGAGTTCGCCAAGACCTCTTGGCGGTTGCGCGAGTTCCTGTGGGCGCCGCGGTTGGGGTGCTACGGCATCCAGCGGATCCACCTGTTGCGCAATGTGATGATCCTGGCCGGCGCGGGGGTGGGTGGCGGGTCGCTGAATTACGCCAACACCCTCTACGTGCCGCCCGACCCGTTCTTCAACGACAACCAGTGGAAGCACATCACCGACTGGCGCGCCGAGCTGATGCCGCACTACGACCAGGCGCAGCGGATGCTGGGTGTCGTCAAGAACCCAACCTTCACCGACGCTGACCGCATCATGAAAGAGGTTGCCGACGAGATGGGCGTTGGCGATACCTTCACGCCCACGCCGGTGGGGGTGTTCTTCGGCGTCGACGGCGAGAAGACTCCGGGCAAGACGGTGCCCGACCCGTACTTCGGCGGCGTGGGGCCGGCACGCACTGGGTGTATCGAGTGTGGCGAGTGCATGACGGGCTGTCGGCACGGCGCCAAGAACACGCTCGTCAAGAATTATCTCGGATTGGCGGAACGGGCTGGGGCACAGGTCATTCCGATGACCACCGTCACGGGTTTCGCGCAGCGTCCCGACGGAGTCTGGGAGATCCGCACGGCGCGCACCGGCCGCTGGGCCCGCAAGGATCGCCGGACGTTCACCGCGGGCCAGGTCGTACTGGCGGCGGGCACCTGGGGCACCCAACAGCTGTTGTTCAAGATGCGCGACACCGGCACCTTGCCCAAGCTGTCTGACAAGCTCGGGGTGCTGACCCGTACCAACTCGGAATCCATCGTGGGCGCCGGCCGCTTGGAAGCTCGCCCCGATCTCGACCTCACCCACGGTGTGGCGATCACGTCATCCATTCATCCCACGCCGGACACCCATGTCGAACCCTGCCGCTACGGTAAGGGATCCAACGCGATGGGACTGCTGCAGACCTTGATGACCGACGGCCCCGGCCCTGAGGGCAGCGATGTGCCGCGCTGGAAGCAGTTGTTCACCAACGCTTCGGAAGATCCGCGGGCCATGCTGCGGCTGCTGAGCCCGCGCCGCTGGAGCGAGCGCACCATGATCTCGTTGGTCATGCAGCATCTGGACAACTCGATCACCACCTACACCAAGCGTGGTGTGTTCGGGATGCGCCGGATGACCAGTAAGCAGGGTCACGGTCTGCCGAACCCGACCTGGATTCCGGCCGGTAACAAGGTGACTCGCCGCATTGCCGAGAAGATCGACGGCGTTGCCGGCGGAACCTGGGGGGAGCTGTTCAACATTCCGCTGACGGCGCACTTCCTCGGCGGCGCGGCGATCGGCGACAATCCCGAACATGGCGTCATCGACCCTTATCAGCGGGTGTACGGCTACCCGACGCTGCATGTGATGGACGGCGCGGCGGTCTCGGCCAACCTTGGCGTCAACCCGTCGCTGTCGATTACCGCCCAGGCTGAGCGGGCAACATCATTGTGGCCCAACAAAGATGAGGACGACCAACGGCCTGCTCAGGGGCAGCCCTACCGGCGGCTGGCGCCGATCGAACCGAAGAACCCGGTGGTTCCCACCGATGCACCCGGCGGGTTGCGTCGCCTGCCGATCGAACCGATCAACACCGGAGGCTAA
- a CDS encoding glycoside hydrolase family 65 protein has product MISGDAFPIEPWQVRETHLNLDQLAQSESLFALSNGHIGLRGNLDEGEPFGIPGTYLNSFYETRPLPYAESGFGYPEDGQTIVDVTNGKLLRLLVDDEPFDVRYGDLDEHERILDLRAGTLARRVRWRSPAGKQISLVSTRLVSLVQRSVVAIEYIVEAVDEFARVTVQSELVANEDQPEQSNDPRVSAVLKHPLEPIHHESTEDGSLLVHRTRASKLMMAAAMDHLVEVPGRVEVDAMATENLARTTVICGLRPSQQLRIVKFLSYGWSSLRSRPALHDQVAGALAGARYTGWEGLLRTQRDYLDDYWDCADVEVDGDPGCQQAVRFGLFHVLQASARAERRAIPGKGLTGPGYDGHAFWDTEGFVLPVLTYTKPEAAADALRWRASILGLAKKRAEQLELQGAAFPWRTIRGEECSAYWPAGTAAWHVNADIAMAFERYRTVTGDHSLENDCGLAVLVETARLWISLGHHDRDGVWHLDGVTGPDEYTAVVRDNVFTNLMAAHNLRTAVDACNRNAEAACAMGVSTEETTAWRDAADSVHIPYDQELGVHQQCEGFTRLREWDFTADTTYPLLLHQPYVRLYPAQVIKQPDLVLAMQWHSHEFTDDEKARNVDYYERRTVRDSSLSACTQAVMCAEVGHLELAHAYTQEAALIDLRDLHHNTRDGLHMASLAGTWTALVAGFGGLRDDEHILSLDPQLPEGISRLKFGVHWRNYRLAAEVDHRDVTYTLRDGPNGQLTIRHAGDELELTTRESTTVALRTRKALLPSPEQPPGRAPRQRTERAET; this is encoded by the coding sequence ATGATCAGCGGCGACGCGTTCCCGATCGAGCCGTGGCAGGTCCGGGAAACCCACCTGAACCTCGACCAGTTGGCCCAGTCGGAGTCGCTGTTCGCATTGTCCAACGGCCACATCGGATTACGCGGAAACCTTGATGAGGGCGAACCCTTCGGCATCCCCGGCACCTACCTGAACTCCTTCTACGAAACCCGGCCACTGCCCTACGCCGAGTCCGGCTTCGGCTATCCCGAAGACGGCCAGACGATCGTCGACGTGACCAACGGCAAACTTCTGCGGCTACTGGTCGACGACGAGCCTTTCGACGTGCGCTACGGCGACCTGGACGAGCACGAGCGGATTCTCGATCTGCGCGCAGGAACACTGGCCCGGCGGGTGCGGTGGCGTTCGCCGGCGGGCAAGCAGATCAGCCTGGTCTCGACCCGGTTGGTATCGCTGGTACAGCGGTCGGTGGTGGCCATCGAATACATCGTCGAGGCAGTCGATGAATTCGCCCGTGTCACTGTGCAATCCGAACTAGTCGCCAACGAGGATCAGCCCGAGCAGTCCAATGACCCTCGGGTGTCGGCCGTGTTGAAACACCCGCTGGAGCCGATCCACCACGAGTCGACCGAGGACGGTTCGCTGCTGGTGCACCGCACCCGCGCGAGCAAGCTGATGATGGCCGCCGCGATGGATCATCTGGTCGAGGTACCCGGCCGGGTGGAAGTCGACGCCATGGCCACCGAAAACCTCGCCCGCACCACCGTCATCTGCGGGCTGCGGCCTTCTCAGCAGTTGCGCATCGTGAAGTTCCTGTCCTACGGCTGGTCGAGCCTGCGGTCGCGGCCCGCGCTGCACGACCAAGTGGCCGGCGCCCTGGCCGGGGCCCGCTACACCGGCTGGGAGGGGCTGCTGCGGACACAGCGCGACTATCTCGACGATTACTGGGATTGTGCCGATGTCGAGGTCGACGGTGACCCTGGCTGTCAGCAGGCAGTGCGATTCGGCCTGTTCCACGTATTGCAGGCCAGTGCTCGCGCCGAACGACGAGCGATCCCCGGCAAAGGCTTGACCGGACCCGGTTATGACGGCCACGCATTCTGGGACACCGAAGGTTTCGTGCTGCCGGTGCTGACCTACACCAAGCCCGAGGCAGCCGCCGACGCGCTGCGTTGGCGCGCTTCGATCCTCGGTCTCGCCAAGAAGCGGGCCGAGCAGCTGGAGCTGCAGGGTGCCGCCTTCCCGTGGCGGACGATTCGTGGCGAGGAGTGTTCGGCCTACTGGCCCGCGGGCACCGCGGCCTGGCATGTCAACGCCGACATCGCGATGGCGTTCGAACGATACCGGACCGTCACCGGCGACCACTCGCTGGAAAATGATTGCGGGCTGGCGGTTCTCGTCGAAACCGCGCGGCTGTGGATCTCACTGGGCCACCACGACCGCGACGGCGTCTGGCACCTCGACGGCGTCACCGGACCCGACGAGTACACCGCGGTGGTCCGCGACAATGTGTTCACCAATCTGATGGCCGCACACAACCTTCGCACGGCCGTCGACGCGTGTAACCGCAACGCGGAGGCCGCCTGCGCGATGGGCGTCAGCACCGAGGAGACCACCGCCTGGCGCGATGCGGCCGACAGCGTGCACATCCCCTACGACCAGGAGCTGGGTGTGCACCAGCAATGCGAGGGTTTCACCAGGTTGCGGGAGTGGGACTTCACCGCCGACACCACCTACCCGTTGCTACTGCACCAGCCCTACGTCCGGCTCTACCCCGCCCAGGTGATCAAGCAGCCCGACCTGGTGTTGGCGATGCAGTGGCACAGCCACGAGTTCACCGACGACGAGAAGGCCCGCAACGTCGACTATTACGAGCGGCGCACGGTGCGCGACTCGTCGCTGTCGGCCTGCACCCAGGCCGTCATGTGCGCCGAGGTCGGCCACCTCGAGCTGGCTCATGCCTACACCCAGGAGGCGGCACTGATCGACCTGCGGGACCTGCATCACAACACCCGCGACGGACTGCACATGGCGTCGCTGGCCGGAACGTGGACGGCGCTGGTCGCCGGCTTCGGCGGCCTCCGCGACGATGAGCACATTCTGTCGCTGGATCCGCAACTGCCCGAAGGGATCTCACGACTCAAATTCGGAGTGCACTGGCGAAACTACCGACTCGCCGCTGAGGTAGACCACCGCGACGTGACGTATACGCTGCGCGATGGGCCCAATGGCCAACTCACCATCCGACATGCGGGTGACGAGCTCGAGTTGACCACCCGTGAATCCACCACGGTTGCGCTGCGGACCCGCAAGGCACTGCTCCCCAGCCCTGAGCAGCCACCCGGACGCGCCCCACGCCAGCGCACCGAACGCGCGGAGACTTAG
- the guaA gene encoding glutamine-hydrolyzing GMP synthase encodes MTSPSPRPVLVVDFGAQYAQLIARRVREARVFSEVIPHTATVEEIKAKDPQAIVLSGGPSSVYAEGAPQLDPAVFDLDVPVFGICYGFQAMAQALGGTVAHTGTSEYGRTELELLGGELHSGLPGTQPVWMSHGDAVTSAPAGFEVVAVSAGAPVAAFENRARRLAGVQYHPEVMHTPHGQQILSRFLHDFAGIGASWTPANIAESLIGQVREQIGDGKAICGLSGGVDSAVAAALVQRAIGDRLTCVFVDHGLLRAGERAQVQRDFVAATGARLVTVDAEGRFLEALSGVHDPEGKRKIIGREFIRAFEGSVRDLLADGDSDGHAVEFLVQGTLYPDVVESGGGTGTANIKSHHNVGGLPADLKFKLVEPLRSLFKDEVRAVGRELGLPEDIVARQPFPGPGLGIRIVGEVTASRLDTLRRADQIAREELTSAGLDNQIWQCPVVLLADVRSVGVQGDGRTYGHPIVLRPVSSEDAMTADWTRVPYEVLERISTRITNEVPEVNRVVLDITSKPPGTIEWE; translated from the coding sequence GTGACATCCCCATCGCCTCGTCCTGTATTGGTGGTCGACTTCGGCGCCCAGTACGCCCAGCTGATCGCCCGGCGAGTCCGGGAAGCCCGGGTTTTCTCCGAGGTCATCCCGCATACGGCGACCGTCGAGGAGATCAAGGCCAAAGATCCGCAGGCGATCGTGCTCTCCGGCGGCCCGTCCAGCGTGTACGCCGAAGGCGCCCCGCAGCTGGATCCGGCCGTGTTCGACCTCGACGTGCCGGTATTCGGCATCTGCTATGGCTTTCAGGCCATGGCCCAGGCGCTCGGTGGGACCGTCGCACATACGGGCACCAGCGAATACGGCCGCACCGAACTGGAACTCCTTGGCGGCGAACTGCATTCGGGCCTGCCCGGCACACAGCCGGTGTGGATGAGCCACGGTGATGCGGTGACCTCCGCGCCGGCGGGCTTCGAGGTGGTGGCCGTCAGTGCCGGCGCCCCGGTCGCCGCGTTTGAGAACCGGGCCCGTCGTCTGGCCGGGGTGCAGTATCACCCCGAGGTCATGCACACCCCGCACGGACAGCAGATCCTCAGCCGGTTCCTGCACGACTTTGCCGGGATCGGGGCCAGCTGGACGCCGGCCAACATCGCCGAGAGCCTGATCGGGCAGGTTCGCGAGCAGATCGGCGACGGCAAGGCGATCTGCGGGCTATCCGGCGGCGTGGATTCCGCGGTGGCTGCCGCGCTGGTGCAACGGGCCATCGGCGATCGCCTGACGTGTGTGTTCGTCGATCATGGACTGCTGCGTGCTGGTGAACGCGCACAGGTGCAACGAGATTTCGTGGCCGCCACCGGTGCCCGGCTGGTGACGGTGGATGCCGAGGGGCGCTTCTTGGAGGCCTTGTCCGGCGTGCACGACCCGGAAGGCAAGCGCAAGATCATCGGCCGCGAGTTCATTCGCGCCTTCGAGGGTTCGGTGCGAGACCTGTTGGCCGACGGTGACTCTGATGGTCACGCAGTGGAATTCCTGGTGCAGGGCACGCTGTATCCCGACGTTGTCGAGTCTGGGGGCGGAACCGGGACGGCAAACATCAAGAGCCACCACAATGTTGGCGGTCTGCCCGCGGATCTGAAGTTCAAGCTCGTCGAGCCGCTGCGGTCGCTGTTCAAAGATGAGGTGCGCGCAGTGGGCCGGGAGCTGGGCCTGCCGGAGGACATCGTTGCCCGCCAACCCTTCCCGGGGCCCGGGCTGGGTATCCGGATCGTCGGCGAGGTGACGGCGTCCCGGCTGGACACGCTGCGCCGTGCCGACCAGATCGCCCGCGAGGAGTTGACCTCAGCCGGTTTGGACAACCAGATCTGGCAGTGCCCGGTGGTGCTGTTGGCCGACGTCCGGTCGGTTGGTGTGCAGGGCGACGGGCGCACCTATGGCCATCCGATCGTGTTGCGGCCGGTGTCCAGTGAGGACGCGATGACCGCCGACTGGACGCGGGTGCCCTACGAGGTGCTGGAGCGCATCTCCACGCGCATCACCAACGAGGTGCCCGAGGTGAACCGGGTGGTGCTCGACATCACGAGCAAGCCACCCGGCACCATCGAGTGGGAGTGA
- a CDS encoding beta-phosphoglucomutase family hydrolase: MDSEERSDRRWRVLGLPDGVKACLFDLDGVLTDTARVHTRAWKGTFDAYLEWRAQRAHTAFVPFDRVADYRTYIDGKTREDGVRSFLASRDIALPEGDPSDPNTAETVYGLGNRKNALFQQLLEKNGVDVFEGSRRYLEAVHTAGIPAAVVSSSANTRQILETTGLDKLVQQRVDGITIRDEHLRGKPAPDAYLRGAELLDVEPAHAAVFEDALAGVAAGRAGNFGFVVGLDRLGQADALRRNGADVVVTDLAQLLAKQ; the protein is encoded by the coding sequence ATGGACAGCGAGGAACGAAGCGACAGGAGGTGGCGTGTGCTGGGACTGCCTGACGGGGTGAAGGCCTGCCTGTTCGACCTCGACGGTGTGCTCACCGACACCGCCCGGGTGCACACCCGGGCCTGGAAAGGGACGTTCGACGCCTATCTCGAGTGGCGAGCGCAACGGGCGCATACCGCTTTCGTGCCGTTCGACCGGGTGGCTGACTATCGCACCTATATCGACGGCAAGACGCGCGAAGACGGCGTCCGCTCATTTCTGGCCAGCCGCGATATCGCGCTTCCCGAGGGCGACCCGTCCGACCCGAACACCGCCGAAACCGTGTACGGATTGGGTAACCGCAAGAACGCCCTGTTCCAGCAGCTCTTGGAGAAGAACGGTGTCGATGTGTTCGAGGGATCTCGGCGCTACCTCGAGGCCGTGCACACCGCGGGCATACCCGCTGCGGTGGTGTCCTCCAGTGCGAATACCCGCCAGATCCTCGAGACCACCGGGCTGGACAAGCTGGTACAGCAGCGAGTTGACGGCATCACGATCCGCGACGAGCACCTGCGCGGCAAGCCGGCACCCGACGCGTACCTGCGCGGCGCGGAGTTGCTCGATGTCGAGCCGGCGCACGCGGCGGTGTTCGAGGACGCCCTGGCGGGCGTGGCTGCCGGCCGGGCCGGGAATTTCGGGTTCGTCGTCGGACTCGATCGCCTCGGTCAGGCGGATGCGTTGCGGCGCAACGGCGCCGACGTCGTTGTCACCGATCTCGCCCAATTACTGGCGAAGCAATGA
- a CDS encoding polysaccharide pyruvyl transferase family protein produces the protein MVGAAEPLVGYLGWHGRGNLGDDAIYDAVRAQVPAARFLDVPRFPIEVIASVATGLDRTLRRSALVVGGGTLVGRRPWRKWVSRAMALNRNSGSYAIGVGVEDPGFVGHKSGSDKDELKRWLPILSEFSTVSVRGPRSAELLSDIGLSVEVSGDPALLLPRPDVVAEDGLIGVNIGFGDDLWGHDPAMVVEEMSRAVSQLSAQGYRFVGILMNRDDRRWTERALRNVPAEIVHPADASAAASELARCSVVIASRLHAGILAALSETPTIVLEYQPKCRDFALSIDDERSLIRTDEVNSATVVDRVGSALADSVAIRTKTRAIVARLQQRLKAEYATLARELDGDRA, from the coding sequence ATGGTGGGAGCTGCGGAGCCTTTGGTCGGCTACCTGGGGTGGCACGGACGCGGCAACCTCGGCGATGACGCAATTTACGACGCCGTACGCGCTCAGGTTCCTGCAGCGAGATTCCTGGATGTACCGCGTTTCCCAATTGAGGTGATTGCATCGGTAGCAACGGGTTTGGATCGGACTCTGCGGCGAAGCGCACTCGTTGTGGGCGGTGGCACGCTCGTCGGAAGGCGTCCTTGGCGGAAGTGGGTCAGTCGAGCTATGGCGCTCAACCGCAATAGCGGAAGCTACGCGATTGGCGTCGGCGTTGAGGACCCGGGCTTTGTCGGACACAAGAGCGGCTCGGACAAGGACGAATTGAAGCGATGGCTACCAATACTTTCCGAGTTCAGTACCGTATCGGTGCGGGGACCCCGCAGCGCTGAACTCTTGTCTGATATCGGACTGAGCGTAGAAGTGTCCGGAGACCCGGCACTTCTCCTTCCGCGGCCCGATGTGGTTGCCGAAGATGGCCTGATCGGCGTGAATATCGGCTTCGGTGACGATCTTTGGGGCCACGATCCAGCAATGGTGGTCGAAGAGATGTCGAGGGCGGTCAGCCAACTCTCGGCACAGGGCTATCGGTTTGTTGGGATCCTCATGAATCGTGACGACAGGCGATGGACCGAAAGAGCGCTGAGGAACGTTCCGGCAGAAATTGTGCACCCGGCCGACGCGAGTGCCGCGGCGTCGGAGTTGGCTCGCTGTTCTGTGGTCATCGCGAGTCGGCTTCACGCAGGTATTTTGGCGGCGCTCTCAGAAACGCCGACCATCGTGCTGGAGTATCAACCGAAGTGTAGAGACTTTGCGCTGTCCATCGATGATGAGCGGTCGCTTATCCGCACCGACGAGGTCAACAGTGCCACCGTGGTCGACCGTGTCGGTAGCGCACTCGCGGATTCGGTGGCTATCAGAACCAAGACGCGTGCCATCGTCGCTCGGCTGCAACAACGGTTGAAAGCCGAATATGCGACCCTTGCGCGCGAGTTGGATGGGGACCGGGCCTGA
- a CDS encoding fructose bisphosphate aldolase, which produces MTNTEQAEKVAHGAGFIAALDQSGGSTPKALKLYGIAEDEYSGDEQMFDLVHQMRTRIITSPSFDGDRIVAAILFEMTMDREIEGRPTADYLWNVKKVVPILKVDKGLAAEEDGAAVMKPIDGLDELLSRAVAKGIFGTKMRSVIKLPGGGLEAVVDQQFEVARQILGAGLVPIIEPEVDIHSPEKGAAEEQLKAAILRHLDTLDDQQVMLKLTLPDTDNLYRELVEHPKVMRVVALSGGYDRTDACERLARNHGVIASFSRALTEGLTAQQSDDEFNKTLDEAITEIAAASRT; this is translated from the coding sequence ATGACGAACACCGAACAGGCTGAGAAGGTCGCCCACGGAGCAGGGTTCATTGCCGCGCTGGACCAGAGCGGCGGCAGTACCCCCAAGGCGCTGAAGCTCTACGGCATCGCCGAGGACGAGTACTCCGGTGACGAGCAGATGTTCGACCTGGTGCACCAGATGCGCACCCGGATCATCACCAGCCCGAGTTTCGATGGCGACCGGATCGTCGCCGCGATCCTGTTCGAGATGACCATGGACCGCGAGATCGAGGGCCGTCCGACCGCCGACTACCTGTGGAACGTCAAGAAGGTCGTACCGATCCTCAAGGTCGACAAGGGCCTAGCCGCTGAAGAGGACGGCGCTGCGGTGATGAAGCCCATCGACGGCCTGGACGAGTTGCTGTCCCGTGCGGTCGCCAAGGGCATCTTCGGCACCAAGATGCGCTCGGTCATCAAGCTGCCCGGCGGTGGTCTGGAGGCCGTCGTCGACCAACAGTTCGAGGTCGCCCGCCAGATCCTGGGCGCCGGACTGGTGCCGATCATCGAGCCCGAGGTCGACATCCACTCCCCCGAAAAGGGTGCGGCCGAGGAGCAGCTCAAGGCCGCGATCCTCCGCCACCTGGATACCCTCGACGATCAGCAGGTGATGCTCAAGCTCACTCTGCCCGACACCGACAACCTGTACCGCGAGCTGGTCGAGCATCCCAAGGTGATGCGGGTGGTCGCGCTATCCGGCGGCTACGACCGCACCGACGCCTGTGAGCGGCTGGCGCGCAACCACGGCGTCATCGCCAGCTTCTCCCGGGCGCTGACCGAGGGCCTGACCGCCCAGCAGAGCGACGACGAATTCAACAAGACCCTGGACGAGGCGATTACCGAAATCGCCGCCGCCTCAAGGACTTAA